One bacterium genomic window, CCCCAGTCGCCGTCAAAGTCAGCCCGCCGGAATACGCTATCAATCCTCCCCAGCCATCCCGTTTGAATAGATCAGGGCTTCCACCATAGCTAAAGAGATCCTGTAGATAAGGGCCGTTCCAGGTCGCATAGCCGCCCGGATTCGTCACCAGCGCATCAAGGTTTGGGGGGAGAGCGCCAACATCACCAACATATCCATTGATGATCTGACCGGTGTTCGCAGGATCATGGAAATTCCCGGCAATCGCCGTCGCCAGGCGGTTCAGTGCCTGTTTCGTTTTCTCCGTGCGCGAGGTCTCATTTGCTCCGCGCAAAGAACGCACTGCTACCGTGGCCAAGATCGCCACAATGACTACCGACACCACTAGCTCAACCAACGTATATCCGTGGCGATCTGCCCGTATGAGTAAACGCTTTTCCACTTCTCAGTAATATCGGCAGAAATCGCAAACGGCTGAAGGGTCTAAGTTCTTGCGGTTAGGATGA contains:
- a CDS encoding prepilin-type N-terminal cleavage/methylation domain-containing protein, encoding MEKRLLIRADRHGYTLVELVVSVVIVAILATVAVRSLRGANETSRTEKTKQALNRLATAIAGNFHDPANTGQIINGYVGDVGALPPNLDALVTNPGGYATWNGPYLQDLFSYGGSPDLFKRDGWGGLIAYSGGLTLTATGGGTTITRSLGASLNDLLRNQVKTTVLDATKNPPGDSHKDSVRCQILVPNGTGGITTKTSYPNRNGLVVFDSIPSGAHDMRVIYLPTSDTVRRSLLVMPGEVNYFNVSLAEELW